One segment of Mycolicibacterium sp. YH-1 DNA contains the following:
- a CDS encoding FAD-binding protein yields MQDVPDTVAAADVTDWGGDEFDVIVVGFGIAGGCAAVSAAAAGARVLVLEKAAAAGGTTSMAGGHFYLGGGTAVQEVTGHPDSADEMYAYLVAVSEDPELDKIRVYCDQSVEHFNWLEDLGFQFERSYWKGKVVVPPGTEGLSYTGNEKVWPFCEQAVPAPRGHSVPVPGELGGASMVIDLLLKRADDLGVTIRYETGATNLIVDDSAVCGVRWKHFTETGSIRAKSVVIAAGGFAMNADMVAKYTPALGQERRTKHHGLVAPYILGNPNDDGLGIRLGVSAGGVAKNLDQLFITAAAYPPEILLTGLIVNKEGRRFVAEDSYHSRTSAFVLEQPDQSAYLIVDEAHMQMPEMPLIKFIDGWETVAEMAAALGIPEGNLVETLQRYNENAARGEDPDFHKQPEHLAAQDKGPWAAFDLSLGVAMYSGFTMGGLRVSIDGEVLRPDGSAVSGLYAAGACAANIAADGKGYASGTQLGEGSFFGRRAGRHAAGA; encoded by the coding sequence ATTCAGGACGTCCCGGACACCGTCGCCGCGGCCGATGTGACGGACTGGGGCGGCGACGAATTCGACGTCATCGTCGTCGGATTCGGTATCGCCGGAGGATGCGCGGCGGTCAGTGCCGCCGCCGCGGGTGCACGCGTGCTGGTCCTCGAGAAGGCGGCAGCGGCGGGTGGAACCACGTCGATGGCCGGTGGCCACTTCTATCTCGGCGGCGGCACCGCCGTCCAGGAGGTGACCGGCCACCCGGACAGCGCGGATGAGATGTACGCCTACCTCGTTGCCGTGTCGGAGGATCCCGAGCTCGACAAGATCCGCGTCTACTGCGACCAGAGCGTCGAGCACTTCAACTGGCTCGAGGATCTCGGCTTCCAGTTCGAGCGGAGCTACTGGAAGGGCAAGGTCGTCGTCCCGCCGGGCACCGAGGGACTGTCCTACACCGGCAATGAGAAGGTGTGGCCGTTCTGCGAGCAGGCGGTGCCCGCTCCGCGTGGGCACTCCGTACCCGTCCCCGGTGAACTCGGCGGCGCGTCGATGGTCATCGACCTCCTGCTCAAGCGCGCTGACGATCTCGGCGTCACGATCCGCTACGAGACCGGCGCGACCAACCTGATCGTCGACGACTCCGCGGTGTGTGGTGTCCGCTGGAAGCACTTCACCGAGACCGGATCGATCCGGGCGAAGTCGGTCGTCATCGCCGCCGGTGGTTTCGCGATGAACGCCGACATGGTCGCGAAGTACACGCCGGCGCTGGGCCAGGAGCGCCGCACCAAGCACCACGGGCTGGTCGCCCCCTACATTCTGGGCAACCCCAACGACGACGGCCTGGGCATCCGACTGGGCGTCTCGGCAGGCGGTGTGGCCAAGAACCTGGACCAGTTGTTCATCACCGCCGCGGCCTACCCGCCCGAGATTCTGCTGACCGGGCTCATCGTGAACAAGGAGGGCAGGCGATTCGTCGCCGAGGACTCCTACCACTCGCGCACATCGGCATTCGTGTTGGAGCAGCCCGATCAGAGCGCCTACCTCATCGTGGATGAGGCGCACATGCAGATGCCCGAGATGCCGTTGATCAAGTTCATCGACGGCTGGGAAACCGTCGCCGAGATGGCGGCGGCGCTGGGGATCCCCGAGGGCAACCTGGTCGAGACGCTGCAGCGCTACAACGAGAACGCCGCCCGGGGCGAGGATCCCGACTTCCACAAGCAGCCGGAACACCTTGCCGCACAGGACAAGGGGCCGTGGGCCGCGTTCGACCTGTCGCTCGGTGTCGCGATGTACTCCGGGTTCACCATGGGCGGCCTGCGGGTGTCGATCGACGGTGAGGTGCTGCGCCCCGACGGCAGCGCGGTGTCGGGTCTGTACGCGGCGGGCGCCTGCGCGGCCAATATCGCCGCGGACGGCAAGGGTTACGCCAGCGGCACGCAACTCGGGGAGGGCTCGTTCTTCGGCCGCCGCGCGGGGCGGCACGCGGCGGGCGCCTAG
- a CDS encoding TetR/AcrR family transcriptional regulator, whose protein sequence is MGKRQDSREHIERRIVELGRDHLITHGAAGLSLRAIARDLGMASSAVYRYVASRDDLLTLLLVDAYSELADTVDAARVDAGSDWRAQLRAVAHAVRRWAVAEPARWALLYGSPVPGYHAPAQLTVGPGTRVAGTLFAVVDAGITAGDIGSDASVAPPPTAADFDGIRSEFGFAGDDTVVMKCLLTWAALVGAVSLEVFGQYGADTLSDPGAVFDGQVAILIDTF, encoded by the coding sequence ATGGGCAAGAGGCAGGACAGTCGCGAACACATCGAGCGACGGATCGTCGAGCTTGGTCGCGACCATCTGATCACCCACGGCGCCGCGGGCCTGTCCCTGCGGGCGATCGCCCGTGACCTCGGCATGGCGTCCTCGGCGGTGTACCGCTACGTCGCCAGCCGCGACGATCTTCTGACCCTGCTTCTGGTCGACGCCTATTCGGAGCTGGCCGACACGGTTGACGCCGCACGGGTTGACGCGGGGTCGGACTGGCGGGCGCAGCTGCGGGCGGTGGCGCATGCGGTGCGGCGCTGGGCCGTCGCCGAGCCCGCACGGTGGGCGCTGCTCTACGGCAGCCCCGTCCCCGGCTATCACGCGCCTGCCCAGCTCACGGTCGGCCCGGGCACCCGCGTGGCGGGCACACTGTTCGCCGTCGTCGACGCGGGCATCACCGCGGGCGACATCGGTTCGGACGCCTCGGTGGCGCCACCGCCGACCGCCGCGGACTTCGACGGCATCAGATCCGAGTTCGGATTCGCCGGCGATGACACCGTGGTGATGAAGTGCCTGCTGACGTGGGCGGCACTCGTCGGGGCGGTCAGCCTCGAGGTGTTCGGCCAGTACGGGGCCGACACGCTGTCGGACCCGGGCGCAGTGTTCGACGGACAGGTCGCAATCCTGATCGACACCTTCTGA
- a CDS encoding VOC family protein: MPDQTPVQIAWVTHDLDATEMALTGLLGTRKWVRMPDVRFAPDACTHRGEPADFVAHISLSYAGDTQVELIQPVSGAGPYSEFLDAFGPGLHHVCVSAPDEAAFDAMCRDADGRGTPVITRGTMAGGMHFAYVAAPEAGVPYLEFAYIPPDIQKFFDYVKQEQQ; this comes from the coding sequence ATGCCTGACCAGACACCTGTCCAGATCGCGTGGGTGACGCATGATCTGGACGCCACCGAGATGGCGTTGACCGGACTGCTGGGCACCCGGAAGTGGGTGCGCATGCCGGACGTGAGGTTCGCGCCGGACGCCTGCACCCACCGCGGTGAGCCCGCGGACTTCGTCGCGCACATCTCGCTGTCGTACGCCGGCGACACCCAGGTGGAGCTCATCCAGCCGGTGTCGGGGGCCGGCCCCTACTCCGAGTTCCTCGACGCGTTCGGCCCAGGCCTGCATCACGTGTGTGTGAGCGCACCGGATGAGGCGGCGTTCGACGCCATGTGCCGCGACGCGGACGGTCGCGGCACTCCGGTCATCACACGCGGCACCATGGCAGGTGGCATGCACTTCGCCTACGTGGCCGCACCTGAGGCAGGCGTGCCCTACCTCGAGTTCGCCTACATTCCGCCCGACATCCAGAAGTTCTTCGACTACGTCAAACAGGAGCAACAGTGA
- a CDS encoding ABC transporter ATP-binding protein/permease translates to MEMFTPSLDWGNEIVASLFWVAKAWAISAVSMVAVLTVLARFTTWGRQFWRITGSYFTGRQSIVVWALLGVLLLSVMIDVRLSVLFSYQSNDQFSALQAAFSDDGAAKDAAINGFWFAILILVGLAVTDIVRNLLDVYLMQRFIIRWRVWLTSRLTGDWLDGDAYYRGRFLTGDTGHAIDNPDQRIQQDIDIFTTGTGPETNTPTVGTSQTLVFGSVLSLVSVVSFTPILWNLAGPLTILGVTVPRALFWMALVYVFLTTVVAFWIGHPLIRLSFRNEATNAAFRYALVRLRDAGEAVGLYRGADTERSALATRFAAIISNYRAFVRRSIAFLGWNRSMNQLVSPLPTIVQAPRLFQGEIQLGDVTQSSSAFLSVHDSLAFFRAVYDAFAGYRAAIIRLDGLVTSNAEARALPRMTVEDSTDGGVEFDGVAVRLPAGEAIVDDLDVHLAPGDSLVITGPSGTGKTTLLRSLAQLWPYADGTVRYPTGDAGQGTMFLSQLPYAPLGTLRAVIAYPSTADTFDDNAIRDALDAVTLGHLTTRLDEEADWSKVLSPGEQQRVAFARVLLNKPTAVFLDESTSALDEGQEFALYTTLRQRLPDCVVVSVTHRESVEQHHSHHLELLGGGQWRLEPLAATPG, encoded by the coding sequence ATGGAGATGTTCACCCCGTCGCTGGACTGGGGAAACGAGATCGTGGCGTCACTGTTCTGGGTGGCGAAGGCATGGGCGATCAGTGCGGTGTCGATGGTGGCGGTGCTGACCGTGCTCGCCCGGTTCACCACGTGGGGACGGCAGTTCTGGCGTATCACCGGCAGCTACTTCACCGGGCGGCAGAGCATCGTGGTGTGGGCGCTGCTGGGGGTGCTGCTGCTGTCGGTGATGATCGACGTCCGTCTCAGCGTGTTGTTCAGTTACCAGAGCAATGATCAGTTCTCGGCGCTGCAGGCCGCGTTCTCCGATGACGGAGCCGCGAAAGACGCTGCGATCAACGGTTTCTGGTTCGCAATTCTGATTCTGGTCGGTCTGGCCGTCACCGATATCGTCCGCAACCTCCTCGACGTGTATCTGATGCAGCGCTTCATCATCCGGTGGCGGGTCTGGCTAACCAGTCGGCTCACCGGGGACTGGCTCGACGGTGACGCGTACTACCGCGGCCGGTTTCTCACCGGCGATACCGGTCATGCGATCGACAATCCAGATCAACGCATCCAGCAGGACATCGACATCTTCACCACCGGCACCGGCCCGGAGACCAACACCCCGACGGTCGGCACGTCGCAGACCCTGGTGTTCGGTTCGGTGCTCTCGCTGGTCTCCGTGGTGTCGTTCACTCCCATTCTGTGGAACCTGGCCGGGCCGTTGACGATTCTGGGTGTCACCGTGCCAAGGGCGTTGTTCTGGATGGCACTCGTGTACGTGTTCCTCACCACGGTCGTCGCGTTCTGGATCGGTCATCCGCTGATCAGGTTGAGCTTCCGCAACGAGGCGACCAACGCCGCGTTCCGTTACGCCCTCGTGCGCCTGCGCGACGCCGGCGAGGCCGTCGGACTCTACCGCGGTGCAGACACCGAGCGATCTGCGTTGGCGACGAGGTTCGCGGCGATCATCAGCAACTACCGGGCCTTCGTCCGGCGCAGCATCGCCTTCCTCGGCTGGAACCGGTCGATGAACCAACTCGTCAGCCCGTTGCCCACAATCGTGCAGGCGCCTCGGCTGTTTCAGGGTGAGATACAGCTGGGCGACGTCACGCAATCCTCGAGTGCGTTCCTGTCCGTGCATGACTCGTTGGCGTTCTTCCGCGCCGTCTACGACGCGTTCGCCGGCTACCGTGCGGCGATCATCCGCCTCGACGGGCTTGTCACCTCCAACGCCGAGGCAAGGGCGCTACCGCGAATGACCGTGGAGGACAGCACTGACGGCGGCGTCGAGTTCGACGGTGTGGCAGTGCGTTTGCCGGCGGGCGAGGCCATCGTTGACGATCTCGATGTCCACTTGGCGCCCGGCGATTCGCTGGTGATCACCGGACCGTCGGGCACCGGCAAGACGACGCTGCTGCGCAGCCTGGCGCAACTGTGGCCGTACGCTGACGGCACCGTGCGCTACCCGACGGGTGACGCCGGCCAGGGCACCATGTTCCTGTCGCAGCTGCCGTATGCCCCGCTGGGCACCCTACGCGCGGTGATCGCCTATCCGTCGACCGCGGATACGTTCGACGACAACGCGATTCGTGACGCGCTGGACGCCGTGACACTGGGCCACCTCACGACGCGCCTGGACGAGGAGGCCGACTGGTCGAAGGTGCTCTCCCCCGGCGAGCAACAGCGCGTGGCGTTCGCGCGGGTGCTGCTGAACAAGCCGACGGCGGTGTTCCTCGACGAGTCGACCTCGGCGCTCGACGAGGGCCAGGAGTTCGCGCTCTACACCACGCTTCGGCAGCGACTGCCCGACTGCGTGGTGGTCAGTGTCACCCACCGCGAGAGCGTCGAGCAGCACCACTCACATCACCTGGAGCTGCTCGGTGGAGGCCAGTGGCGGCTGGAGCCGCTGGCCGCGACGCCGGGCTAG